A single window of Dermacentor albipictus isolate Rhodes 1998 colony chromosome 1, USDA_Dalb.pri_finalv2, whole genome shotgun sequence DNA harbors:
- the LOC139046656 gene encoding uncharacterized protein isoform X1, whose protein sequence is MAYVIAEFVEDKQVEVVPVTWVEGDKCAWPDNLKGNRVTSLVKKSVPPDTFWKCYSVAVKGVFATYEQARAKLNDSQYTSDLGTGSEMSQGRRTRRPPAQWSDSDEPDTPPPPKKAKQSSSKQIPAPPSNFPLGLSSASAVQQDSCEESEGSLQSLSADVNDMPQGGAGGPSSHSADGSRSYTAGGSSSHSDQRTCVPSGSPDELSNNSFKKHVLRLLNIVRFTQQHHGDLLEKLCNMYAKQPLGGTDPLIECPFRSLEDFMAFDESLDKEKTASLVHEFTDLGGRNASAATKRILAYTLHDDLATLFSWVGRKGKLSFSSLKTTAAIIVAARRMTEGSTNDIEDTIKSWLRHAPERAGSHKKPSAEVCLPQE, encoded by the exons ATGGCTTATGTGATCGCTGAGTTCGTTGAGGACAAACAGGTGGAGGTGGTGCCAGTGACCTGGGTGGAGGGTGACAAGTGTGCGTGGCCCGACAACCTCAAAGGCAACAGAGTGACATCCTTAGTAAAGAAATCTGTACCACCAGACACCTTCTGGAAGTGCTACAGCGTAGCAGTGAAAGGGGTATTTG CAACATATGAACAAGCAAGGGCCAAACTTAATGACAGCCAGTATACATCAGACCTGGGCACAGGATCGGAAATGTCTCAAGGAAGAAGGACAAGGAGGCCACCAGCTCAGTGGTCTGACTCGGATGAGCCTGACACACCACCGCCACCCAAGAAGGCCAAGCAAAGCTCCAGCAAGCAAATTCCAGCTCCACCAAGCAACTTCCCACTAG GCCTCTCTTCTGCTTCTGCAGTGCAGCAAGACAGCTGTGAAGAGTCTGAAG GTTCACTGCAATCACTCTCTGCAGATGTGAATGACATGCCGCAAGGTGGTGCAGGTGGCCCTAGTTCACACAGTGCAGATGGCTCCAGATCATACACTGCAGGTGGCTCTAGCTCACACA GTGACCAACGGACTTGTGTACCCTCAGGTTCCCCTGACGAACTTTCAAACAATA GCTTCAAGAAGCATGTGCTCCGACTGCTCAACATCGTACGTTTTACGCAACAACACCATGGGGATTTGCTTGAGAAGTTGTGCAACATGTATGCAAAGCAGCCTCTTGGTGGAACTGATCCACTCATCGAGTGCCCCTTCCGCAGCTTGGAAGATTTTATGGCTTTTGATGAAAGCCTGGACAAAGAGAAGACTGCGAGTTTG GTTCACGAGTTCACAGACCTTGGAGGGAGGAATGCCAGTGCAGCGACAAAGCGTATTCTTGCGTACACCCTTCATGATGACCTGGCCACACTTTTTTCGTGGGTTGGCCGAAAGGGGAAACTTAGTTTCTCTAGTCTGAAGACTACAGCTGCAATTATTG TTGCTGCAAGACGGATGACAGAAGGCAGCACTAACGATATTGAAGACACCATCAaatcgtggctaaggcatgctcCAGAAAGGGCCGGTAGCCATAAGAAGCCAAGCGCTGAGGTCTGCCTGCCTCAAG AATAA
- the LOC139046656 gene encoding uncharacterized protein isoform X2, translated as MAYVIAEFVEDKQVEVVPVTWVEGDKCAWPDNLKGNRVTSLVKKSVPPDTFWKCYSVAVKGVFATYEQARAKLNDSQYTSDLGTGSEMSQGRRTRRPPAQWSDSDEPDTPPPPKKAKQSSSKQIPAPPSNFPLGLSSASAVQQDSCEESEDVNDMPQGGAGGPSSHSADGSRSYTAGGSSSHSDQRTCVPSGSPDELSNNSFKKHVLRLLNIVRFTQQHHGDLLEKLCNMYAKQPLGGTDPLIECPFRSLEDFMAFDESLDKEKTASLVHEFTDLGGRNASAATKRILAYTLHDDLATLFSWVGRKGKLSFSSLKTTAAIIVAARRMTEGSTNDIEDTIKSWLRHAPERAGSHKKPSAEVCLPQE; from the exons ATGGCTTATGTGATCGCTGAGTTCGTTGAGGACAAACAGGTGGAGGTGGTGCCAGTGACCTGGGTGGAGGGTGACAAGTGTGCGTGGCCCGACAACCTCAAAGGCAACAGAGTGACATCCTTAGTAAAGAAATCTGTACCACCAGACACCTTCTGGAAGTGCTACAGCGTAGCAGTGAAAGGGGTATTTG CAACATATGAACAAGCAAGGGCCAAACTTAATGACAGCCAGTATACATCAGACCTGGGCACAGGATCGGAAATGTCTCAAGGAAGAAGGACAAGGAGGCCACCAGCTCAGTGGTCTGACTCGGATGAGCCTGACACACCACCGCCACCCAAGAAGGCCAAGCAAAGCTCCAGCAAGCAAATTCCAGCTCCACCAAGCAACTTCCCACTAG GCCTCTCTTCTGCTTCTGCAGTGCAGCAAGACAGCTGTGAAGAGTCTGAAG ATGTGAATGACATGCCGCAAGGTGGTGCAGGTGGCCCTAGTTCACACAGTGCAGATGGCTCCAGATCATACACTGCAGGTGGCTCTAGCTCACACA GTGACCAACGGACTTGTGTACCCTCAGGTTCCCCTGACGAACTTTCAAACAATA GCTTCAAGAAGCATGTGCTCCGACTGCTCAACATCGTACGTTTTACGCAACAACACCATGGGGATTTGCTTGAGAAGTTGTGCAACATGTATGCAAAGCAGCCTCTTGGTGGAACTGATCCACTCATCGAGTGCCCCTTCCGCAGCTTGGAAGATTTTATGGCTTTTGATGAAAGCCTGGACAAAGAGAAGACTGCGAGTTTG GTTCACGAGTTCACAGACCTTGGAGGGAGGAATGCCAGTGCAGCGACAAAGCGTATTCTTGCGTACACCCTTCATGATGACCTGGCCACACTTTTTTCGTGGGTTGGCCGAAAGGGGAAACTTAGTTTCTCTAGTCTGAAGACTACAGCTGCAATTATTG TTGCTGCAAGACGGATGACAGAAGGCAGCACTAACGATATTGAAGACACCATCAaatcgtggctaaggcatgctcCAGAAAGGGCCGGTAGCCATAAGAAGCCAAGCGCTGAGGTCTGCCTGCCTCAAG AATAA